The Candidatus Saccharibacteria bacterium genomic interval CAGCAACAATTATTTACGATACAGGCTATCATTATTACCCCGAGACAATTAACAAAAAAAATCTTAAATATCTTGAGCGCCGCGTACCCCAAACAGTCAAAAAATCTGACCTTATAATCACTATTTCCGAAGCCGCCAAGCAAGACATTGTAAAGATATATGGTGCCAATCCAGAAAAGGTGGTAGTTGCGACATGCGGCATAGATACCAACAAGTTTAAGCCGGGTAAATTGAGTGAGTCGGTGCGCAAAAAATATGGGCTTCCTGCTAAGTACTTGTTATTCGTAGGAAGCATTGAGCCTCGTAAAAACATTGAACGCTTGGTGCAAGCCTATAATTCATTGCCGGCAAAACTGCAAAAAGAATATGCGCTTGTGTTGGCTGGCGGCAAGGGCTGGAACGACGAAGGCATTCATAATGCTATTAAGTCGGTTAAAGAGCCCGGCAGGGTAGTGGTGACTGGCTATGTCGATGAGGATGACATAGAGCAACTATACCGGGGCGCTACACTCTATACCTTTCCAAGTCTTTATGAGGGCTTTGGCATGTCTATACTTGAAGCCATGGCCTGTGACGTGCCGGTGTTAACAGCTAACAACTCGTCGCTGCCAGAAGTTGGTGGCGATGCGGCGCTGTATGCCAATGAGAAAGATGTAAAAGACATTGCTAGCAAGATTGAGTTTGCTCTAACGCATCAAAAAGAAATGCAGGCTCTTGTGCAAAAGGGTAGAGAGCAGATTAAAAAATTCAGTTGGGACAAATCAGCACAAGTGATAGTTGATAGCTTGAACAAACTCTCCAAGCGGTAGTTTCAACTAAAGCTATTTGACCGCCTTGCCAATAATTTTGCTTTCAGTTTGCTGTAAGTCTGAGTTAACCATCATCTTAACTAACTCTTCAAAACCGACTTTTGGTTTCCAGCCAAGCTTTTTCTTTGCTTTTTCAGGGCTGCCAATTAGCAGCTCAACTTCGGCCGGCCGCATAAAGCGCGGATCTTGCTTAACATATGGTTTCCAATTGTTAATACCAACCTCTTTGAAGGCTACTGTGAGGAACTCTTTTATCGAATGGGTTTCTCCGGTTGCCAGGACGTAATCATCTGGCTTTTTCTGCTGCATCATGAGCCACATACCTTCAACGTAATCTCCTGCAAAACCCCAATCTCGCTTTGAGTCTAAATTCCCAAGTGTTATTTCCTTTTGCAGGCCAAGCTTTATTCTTGCAACCGAGTTAGTTATTTTGCGGGTTACAAACTCTAGCCCACGACGTGGCGACTCATGGTTAAAGAGTATGCCGCAGCTGGCATGTAGATTGTAGCTTTCTCTGTAATTTATAGTCATGTAGTGGGCATAAGCTTTCGCGACGCCATAAGGGCTGCGAGGGTGGAAGGGCGTCTCTTCGGTTTGGGGCACTTCGCGAACTTTGCCAAACAGCTCACTTGTTGATGCCTGATAATAACGAATTTTTCCTTTGCCACCATCCACTATTCTGATGGCCTCTAATAGACGAAGGGCTCCTAGTCCTGTAATATTTCCGGTCACCTCGGGCTGTTTAAAAGAAAATGCTACAAAACTAATTGCGCCCAGATTGTACACTTCGTCTGGTTGGCAGTATTCAACCGCCGAAACTAAAGAGCTCATATCTCCCAGATCCCCCTCGAGTAGCTCAATCTCAGGCAATAGCTCCTCTATCATGGCTTGCTTGGGGTTATTCTGGCCCCGGATTAGACCGTATACCTTGTAGCCCTTTTTTACTAGCAACTCAGCCAAGTAGGTTCCATCCTGACCAGTAATGCCCGTGATTAGTGCTCGTTTTGCTTGTGCCATTTTGAATCCTCCATTATTGAAAAACTGTAAGCTAAGATATAATTATACTATCACATGAACAGCAGCAAACCAGTTAAAGTTGAATTTATATGCGGCTCGTATCCGCCAATTAAAGATGGGGTGGGCTATTATATGCAACGGCTTAGCCAGCATCTAAAAGTAGACCACAAGATAATAACCTCTGTAGGTGCAGAGAAAACGGCTATTACCGAACCGTTTGTAGGTAATTGGCGACAGGGCGTGGCCAAGAAAATAGCTATGCAGGTAAAAAAGGACCAGGCAAACCTTATCCACATGCAGTATTCATCGGTTAAATTTGGCCGCACCTTGGGCTCAACTCTGATACCCAAAGAGGTGTCCAAGCAGCTTAAACTGCCAGTTGTTGTTACTTCACATGAGTATCACGATGCCAGTTGGCTTGGCCGAAAGCGAGTTGAGGTTTTAATAAAACCAGTTGAGGATGTAATAGTTTCTAACCAAGCTGATTACAAGGTGCTTTCAAGACGATTTCCACGCAAGAATTTCTATGTAGTGCCAATTGGCAGCAATATTGAGGTGGCTAAGTTTAGCGATGGCCAGCTAAATGACTTAAAATCTAAGTATAATCCTGGCCACAAAAAGTTAATTCTTACCTGGGGCCTGCTCGATCAGAACAAAGGGGTAGATAAGTTAGTCGAGGCCGTGTCCAGGGTTGGCTCAAGCGCTAAGCTATTAATTTCGTCTGGCTACAATCCAAAAGACCAATATCATAAAGAACTAAACAAGCAAATTGCTCATACCAGTGCCGATATTGATTGGCTGGGGTACTTGAGCGATAGCGAGATCTCGGGGTTGCTTCAGATATGCGATATTGTGGCCCTGCCCTTTAACCAGCCAGTTAGTTTGCGACGGGGCAGTGTACTGGCCGCTCTAGCTCATGGCAAGCCAGTGATTACAACCGGCCCTAGCCAAGACAAATTACTTCAAGACAGAAAAAACTGTTACTTATTGGCCAATAACAAGCCTTACACAATTGAGCTAGCTATTAACGATTTGTTGAATGACCCAAAATTGTCTAAACTATTAGCAAGCGGTGCCCATGAGCTGGCGGCGCATTTTGACTGGAACAATATAGCCAAGCTACATGAATCAATTTATAAACAAATTTTATCTCGACGCTAGGAAACACCCCGATAAGTACTTGTTAGCGCTGTTAGCATTTCTTTTGCCATTTGAGCGCATACCATCATTTTCATTTGCTGGGGTTACTCTAAGACCTAGCTTGTTTATTGGCGGTTTAATCATTTTGCGGGCAATTTGGTTCGTTATGAAATTCAAAAAGTTTAAGCCAAATAGTCTGATGGTGCCACTAGCGCTGTTTGTGCTTTGGCTGTTTATTTTAATCCCAGGCTCTATCAACCATATGCGGGCCACCCAAGTGTTTATATTTACTCTATACACCTCTGCGCTGGCAGTGTCGGTTGGCATTATCTACCAAAAACAGTACCTAGCTGCAATAATAAAAGGCTTGTTTGCGGGTGCAGCCGCGACATCGCTGTTTGCTATCTTTCAATATTTTGGTGATCTCTATGGCCTGCCCCAAACGGTTACTGGGTTGGCTACCCGCTACAAATGGAACCTGTTTGGCTATGCCAGACCTCAAGCAACGGCGTTAGAGCCGCTCTATTTTGCTTCTTATCTGTTGCTGCCCATAGCAGTAGTTGTTTCGATATTGCTGTTTGGCAGTTATAAAAAATCGCGATTACTTTGGGGTTTGCTGTTTTTGTTTTCCTTGCCATTATTTCTAACTGTGTCGCGCGGTGGGCTACTTGGGTATATCGGATTGGCACTAACCCTCGTGGTTATATATGCATGCATGCCAAAACACCGTTCTGGTAAGATCTGGCCAACCCTTGCTATTATGTTGGGTGCCTATTTGTGCTCGATCTTAATAATTACTGTTTTTCACAAGCCCATAGAAGACACCCAGAGCAAAAATACTGGTTCTGGCTCATATGTAAGCCATGTTACTGATATCAACGAGAACTCCGACTCACGGGCCATGAGCCGCGCACTTGCGATAGATTTAATAAAGAAATACCCGATTATGGGAATTGGGCCAGGTCAATTTGGACCCGCTACAAATAATAACCAACAAGCCTACTTTGGTTGGCCAATTGTCAACAATGAGCCGCTAGAGCTTCTGGCCGAAACCGGAGTGGTGGGATTTGCACTGTTGCTGAGTTTTTTTGGAGCCCTGGTTTGGGCGGCAGTGCGAATATTGCAAACTAAAAAGTGGCAGCCCGAACACATAGTGGTGTTGGCTTTGTTGGGTTACCTGACAGCCCAAGCTATTCAATATCAGACATTCTCAACTCTCTACGTAATTCAGCTCTGGTTTGCGGTAGGGTTGCTGCTGGGTGTTGTTGGGTTTAAAGCCAAAACCAACGAAAAATAATTGCGGGTTAGTGGC includes:
- a CDS encoding glycosyltransferase family 4 protein; translation: MNSSKPVKVEFICGSYPPIKDGVGYYMQRLSQHLKVDHKIITSVGAEKTAITEPFVGNWRQGVAKKIAMQVKKDQANLIHMQYSSVKFGRTLGSTLIPKEVSKQLKLPVVVTSHEYHDASWLGRKRVEVLIKPVEDVIVSNQADYKVLSRRFPRKNFYVVPIGSNIEVAKFSDGQLNDLKSKYNPGHKKLILTWGLLDQNKGVDKLVEAVSRVGSSAKLLISSGYNPKDQYHKELNKQIAHTSADIDWLGYLSDSEISGLLQICDIVALPFNQPVSLRRGSVLAALAHGKPVITTGPSQDKLLQDRKNCYLLANNKPYTIELAINDLLNDPKLSKLLASGAHELAAHFDWNNIAKLHESIYKQILSRR
- the gmd gene encoding GDP-mannose 4,6-dehydratase; the encoded protein is MAQAKRALITGITGQDGTYLAELLVKKGYKVYGLIRGQNNPKQAMIEELLPEIELLEGDLGDMSSLVSAVEYCQPDEVYNLGAISFVAFSFKQPEVTGNITGLGALRLLEAIRIVDGGKGKIRYYQASTSELFGKVREVPQTEETPFHPRSPYGVAKAYAHYMTINYRESYNLHASCGILFNHESPRRGLEFVTRKITNSVARIKLGLQKEITLGNLDSKRDWGFAGDYVEGMWLMMQQKKPDDYVLATGETHSIKEFLTVAFKEVGINNWKPYVKQDPRFMRPAEVELLIGSPEKAKKKLGWKPKVGFEELVKMMVNSDLQQTESKIIGKAVK
- a CDS encoding glycosyltransferase family 4 protein: MKIFFEATPTFNNKRVPAAGIAHYIFHIYQGMKQYDKANDYIVFGLYFLTRSTEFKELYPKDTRFKLIRYVPAKIFNLANRRAILPPIELMTAAKADVYLFTHFRRFPTLSGAKTATIIYDTGYHYYPETINKKNLKYLERRVPQTVKKSDLIITISEAAKQDIVKIYGANPEKVVVATCGIDTNKFKPGKLSESVRKKYGLPAKYLLFVGSIEPRKNIERLVQAYNSLPAKLQKEYALVLAGGKGWNDEGIHNAIKSVKEPGRVVVTGYVDEDDIEQLYRGATLYTFPSLYEGFGMSILEAMACDVPVLTANNSSLPEVGGDAALYANEKDVKDIASKIEFALTHQKEMQALVQKGREQIKKFSWDKSAQVIVDSLNKLSKR
- a CDS encoding O-antigen ligase family protein; this encodes MNQFINKFYLDARKHPDKYLLALLAFLLPFERIPSFSFAGVTLRPSLFIGGLIILRAIWFVMKFKKFKPNSLMVPLALFVLWLFILIPGSINHMRATQVFIFTLYTSALAVSVGIIYQKQYLAAIIKGLFAGAAATSLFAIFQYFGDLYGLPQTVTGLATRYKWNLFGYARPQATALEPLYFASYLLLPIAVVVSILLFGSYKKSRLLWGLLFLFSLPLFLTVSRGGLLGYIGLALTLVVIYACMPKHRSGKIWPTLAIMLGAYLCSILIITVFHKPIEDTQSKNTGSGSYVSHVTDINENSDSRAMSRALAIDLIKKYPIMGIGPGQFGPATNNNQQAYFGWPIVNNEPLELLAETGVVGFALLLSFFGALVWAAVRILQTKKWQPEHIVVLALLGYLTAQAIQYQTFSTLYVIQLWFAVGLLLGVVGFKAKTNEK